In Drosophila pseudoobscura strain MV-25-SWS-2005 chromosome 4, UCI_Dpse_MV25, whole genome shotgun sequence, the following proteins share a genomic window:
- the LOC26534217 gene encoding uncharacterized protein — protein MKSIIVLLLAPLSLAIKFKGCPYPYCPLSFDGFTCAYDQVCGFQAENECQLRVEICLRELNNRPRFNKMVSGYCVDKSKRRCTPMVTHKITDIDLM, from the exons ATGAAGTCCATTATCGTTCTCCTCTTAG CTCCTCTGAGTCTTGCTATAAAGTTCAAAGGTTGCCCATACCCGTATTGTCCTTTATCATTCGATGGATTCACGTGTGCCTATGATCAAGTTTGCGGATTTCAGGCAGAAAACGAATGCCAGCTAAGAGTGGAGATATGTTTGCGTGAACTAAACAACAGGCCGC GTTTCAACAAAATGGTTTCCGGATACTGTGTGGATAAAAGCAAGAGACGGTGTACCCCTATGGTGACACACAAAATCACAGATATAGATCTTATGTAA
- the LOC117183989 gene encoding titin-like: MCLRKQAKLPPYKAPNIVDGECHIIGKEPWCETIVKNQGTPHPSIPEDTTAKSTTKLDITEKPITEMPTTEMPTTEKPTTEKPTTETPTTEEDTTEKTTTEKTTTEEVTTEEDTTEKPTTEADTAKEDITERDTTEKSTAQEKTTEEPTTETGTTNEVTTAEDTTQKETSEEVTTEEDTTEEDTTEESSTEEYTTGKTTTEKPTTEEYTTEESTTEEYTTEESTTEEYTTEEYTTEKPTTEEYTTEENRTEESTTEENTTEESTTEEYTTEKPTTEEYTTEERTTEESTTEKYTTENQTTEEYTTEESTTEENRTEESTTEENTTEETIDEYTTEEDTTEKLTTHEDTTEEDTTEEETTEEDTTEAYTTEEDTTEKPTTDEDTTEENTTEVETTQKETTEEVTPEKPTTGEDTTEEDTTEESTAEEETIENATTEKSTTEEDTTEEYITEEDTTVEDTTEEVTTEENTTEEYTTEEETTEKETTEEVTPEKPTKEKLTTGEDTTEEDTTEENTTEEYTAEEETIENATTEKSTTEEDTTEEYITEEDTTVEDRTEEVTTEENTTEEYTTEEETTEKETTEEVTPEKPTKEKLTTGEDTTEENTTEGYTAEEETIENATTEKSTTEEDTTEEYITEEDATVEDTIEEVTAEENITEEETTEKETTEEVTPEKPTTGEDTTEEDTTEEDTTEVDTTEENTTEEVTTEKSTTEEETIENATTEKSTTGEDTIAEYITEEDATVEDTIEEVTAEENITEEETTEKETTEEVTQEKPTTGEDTTEEDTTEESTAEEETIENATTEKSTTEKDTTEEYITEEDTTENQTIEKNTIEEETTTEADIKEEDVKYTTEEEAIEEDIAEDGKIEEGPTEKLKEEEYTTEENTTDEDSSEKPKSEEDTSKEIATETPKSEEQISQEAPDGAPFFEGHISKEEPNETPKSEEDTSQEELAWGPKLPEFISKEEPAEKLKSSEHTSQEAPDGAPFFEGHISKEEPNETPKSEEDTSTEEQKEKPKSEEDTSKEKATETPKSEEHTSQDAPDGAPFFEGHISKEEPNETPKSEEDTSQEAPDGAPFFEPHISKEKPNETPKSEEDTSTEEQKEKPKSEEDTSKEKATETPKSEEHTSQDAPDGAPFFEGHISKEEPNETPKSEEDTSQEAPDGAPFFEGHISKEEPNETPKSEEDTSQEELAWGPKLPEFISKEEPAEKLKSEEHTSKEEPNETPKSEEDTSQEELAWGPKLPEFISKEEPAEKLKSEEHTSKEEPNETPKSEEDTSQEELAWGPKLPEFISKEEPAEKLKSSEHTSQEAPDGAPFFEGHISKE; encoded by the exons ATGTGTTTGAGAAAGCAGGCGAAGTTACCCC CTTATAAGGCCCCGAATATTGTGGATGGTGAATGTCACATAATTGGGAAAGAACCATGGTGTGAAACAATTGTCAAGAATCAAGGGACGCCACATCCTTCAATACCAGAAGACACAACAGCAAAATCTACAACAAAATTAGACATAACAGAAAAACCAATAACAGAAATGCCAACAACAGAAATgccaacaacagaaaaaccaacaacagaaaagccaacaacagaaacgccaacaacagaagaagacacaacagaaaaaacaacaacagaaaaaacaaccaCAGAGGAAGTCACAACAGAAGAAGACACaacagaaaaaccaacaaccgAAGCAGACACAGCAAAAGAAGACATAACAGAAAGAGACACAACAGAAAAATCAACAGCACAAGAAAAAACCACAGAAGAACCCACAACAGAAACAGGCACAACAAACGAAGTCACAACCGCAGAAGACACAACGCAAAAAGAAACATCAGAAGAAGTTACAACAGAAGAAGACACAACAGAAGAAGACACAACAGAAGAAAGCTCAACAGAAGAATACACAacaggaaaaacaacaacagaaaaaccaACCACAGAAGAATACACAACAGAAGAAAGCACAACAGAAGAATACACAACAGAAGAAAGCACAACAGAAGAATACACAACAGAAGAATACACAACAGAGAAACCAACCACGGAAGAATACACAACAGaagaaaacagaacagaagaaaGCACAACAGAAGAAAACACAACAGAAGAAAGCACAACAGAAGAATATACAACAGAAAAACCAACCACGGAAGAATATACTACAGAAGAAAGAACAACAGAAGAAAGCACAACAGAAAAATACACaacagaaaaccaaaccaCGGAAGAATACACAACAGAAGAAAGCACAACAGAAGAAAACAGGACAGAAGAAAGCACAACAGAAGAAAACACAACAGAAGAAACGATAGATGAATATACAACAGAAGAGGACACAACAGAAAAACTAACAACACACGAAGACACAACCGAAGAAGAcacaacagaagaagaaacaacagaaGAGGACACAACAGAAGCATACACCACAGAAGAAGATACaacagaaaaaccaacaacagaCGAAGACACAACCGAAGAAAACACAACAGAAGTagaaacaacacaaaaagaaacaacagaagAAGTCACAccagaaaaaccaacaacaggCGAAGACACAACCGAAGAAGACACAACCGAAGAAAGCACAGCTGAAGAAGAAACAATagaaaatgcaacaacagaaaaatcaacaacagaAGAGGACACAACAGAAGAATACATAACAGAAGAGGACACAACAGTAGAGGACACAACAGAAGAAGTCACAACAGAAGAGAACACAACTGAAGAATACACAACCGaagaagaaacaacagaaaaagaaacaacagaagAAGTCACAccagaaaaaccaacaaaagaaaaactaacaACAGGCGAAGACACAACCGAAGAAGACACAACCGAAGAGAACACAACAGAAGAATACACAGCTGAAGAAGAAACAATagaaaatgcaacaacagaaaaatcaacaacagaAGAGGACACAACAGAAGAATACATAACAGAAGAGGACACAACAGTAGAGGACAGAACAGAAGAAGTCACAACAGAAGAGAACACAACAGAAGAATACACAACCGaagaagaaacaacagaaaaagaaacaacagaagAAGTCACAccagaaaaaccaacaaaagaaaaactaacaACAGGCGAAGACACAACCGAAGAGAACACAACAGAAGGATACACAGCTGAAGAAGAAACAATagaaaatgcaacaacagaaaaatcaacaacagaAGAGGACACAACAGAAGAATACATAACAGAAGAGGACGCAACAGTAGAGGACACAATAGAAGAAGTCACAGCAGAAGAGAACAtaacagaagaagaaacaacagaaaaagaaacaacagaagAAGTCACAccagaaaaaccaacaacaggCGAAGACACAACCGAAGAAGACACAACAGAAGAAGACACAACAGAAGTGGACACAACAGAAGAAAACACAACAGAAGAAGtaacaacagaaaaaagcaCAACTGAAGAAGAAACAATagaaaatgcaacaacagaaaaatcaacaacaggAGAGGACACAATAGCAGAATACATAACAGAAGAGGACGCAACAGTAGAGGACACAATAGAAGAAGTCACAGCAGAAGAGAACAtaacagaagaagaaacaacagaaaaagaaacaacagaagAAGTCACacaagaaaaaccaacaacaggCGAAGACACAACCGAAGAAGACACAACCGAAGAAAGCACAGCTGAAGAAGAAACAATagaaaatgcaacaacagaaaaatcaacaacagaAAAGGACACAACAGAAGAATACATAACAGAAGAAGACACaacagaaaaccaaacaataGAGAAGAACACAATAGAAGAAGAAACGACAACAGAAGCAGAcataaaagaagaagacgtAA agtacacaacagaagaagaagcaatAGAAGAAGACATAGCAGAAGACGGCAAGATAGAAGAAGGCCCAACAGAAAAActcaaagaagaagaataCACAACAGAAGAAAACACAACAGACGAGGACTCATCAGAGAAACCAAAATCAGAGGAAGACACATCGAAAGAAATAGCCACAGAGACACCCAAATCAGAAGAACAGATATCGCAGGAAGCACCTGACGGGGCACCTTTCTTCGAAGGACACATATCAAAGGAAGAACCCAACGAGACACCAAAATCAGAAGAAGACACATCGCAGGAAGAACTTGCATGGGGACCTAAATTACCCGAATTCATATCGAAGGAAGAACCTGCAGAGAAACTTAAATCATCAGAGCACACATCGCAGGAAGCACCTGACGGGGCACCTTTCTTCGAAGGACACATATCAAAGGAAGAACCCAACGAGACACCAAAATCAGAAGAAGACACATCGACAGaagaacaaaaagagaaaCCAAAATCAGAGGAAGACACATCGAAAGAAAAAGCCACAGAGACACCCAAATCAGAAGAACACACATCGCAGGACGCACCTGACGGGGCACCTTTCTTCGAAGGACACATATCAAAGGAAGAACCCAACGAGACACCAAAATCAGAAGAAGACACATCGCAGGAAGCACCTGACGGGGCACCTTTCTTCGAACCACACATATCAAAGGAAAAACCCAACGAGACACCAAAATCAGAAGAAGACACATCGACAGaagaacaaaaagagaaaCCAAAATCAGAGGAAGACACATCGAAAGAAAAAGCCACAGAGACACCCAAATCAGAAGAACACACATCGCAGGACGCACCTGACGGGGCACCTTTCTTCGAAGGACACATATCAAAGGAAGAACCCAACGAGACACCAAAATCAGAAGAAGACAC ATCGCAGGAAGCACCTGACGGGGCACCTTTCTTCGAAGGACACATATCAAAGGAAGAACCCAACGAGACACCAAAATCAGAAGAAGACACATCGCAGGAAGAACTTGCATGGGGACCTAAATTACCCGAATTCATATCCAAGGAAGAACCTGCAGAGAAACTTAAATCAGAAGAGCACACATCGAAGGAAGAACCAAACGAGACACCAAAATCAGAAGAAGACACATCGCAGGAAGAACTTGCATGGGGACCTAAATTACCCGAATTCATATCCAAGGAAGAACCTGCAGAGAAACTTAAATCAGAAGAGCACACATCGAAGGAAGAACCAAACGAGACACCAAAATCAGAAGAAGACACATCGCAGGAAGAACTTGCATGGGGACCTAAATTACCCGAATTCATATCCAAGGAAGAACCTGCAGAGAAACTTAAATCATCAGAGCACACATCGCAGGAAGCACCTGACGGGGCACCTTTCTTCGAAGGACACATATCAAAGGAATAA
- the LOC6903455 gene encoding uncharacterized protein: MDPQFFSPLCDLSRQMGLISQDQLNIIYDHLAIFELLDNDLKSAQNYGDWILSNMDICWRGRLIETLFFYLEANACQRDPDNAVKALRVLYHVTTYCTEIKMQHISMFSNLFVVLKVVLELTQVQDIIVDCTLDLVSNFLFSSWMIRDAIESSGLLSAMLNKLDWPPGTDVVKQNSLIAKIGLLLYQFLRHKTPGPAITALEKIAKTLAALLSVNQDLTILMPLLKLTRLVAEHQSATERVMIKTGLFANTASLVQSPLYEVKYEAIFILANTCQLYGRVKRHNLHRLPPSTLRYIHHLFRHRCMKIRIMALHLLTGITDNRAIDPSLMCGIMPMVIRCASELELEVEVRVAAGWTLASLTLHLNVRGMAYFVHSGGVHAMCYLLKTVQELPIQLIRNILTAFIKIWESYRYLASHLVNILRECGIMDGLQQYMDSPNHAVRTLATLLKAHKGYDICWVEVLAMLNID, translated from the coding sequence ATGGATCCGCAATTTTTCTCTCCGCTCTGTGATTTGTCACGGCAAATGGGTTTGATCTCGCAGGATCAATTGAATATTATTTACGATCATCTGGCAATCTTTGAGCTCCTCGACAACGACTTGAAGTCGGCCCAGAACTATGGCGACTGGATACTCTCGAATATGGATATTTGCTGGCGTGGACGATTGATTGAGACGCTCTTTTTCTATTTGGAGGCAAATGCTTGCCAGCGGGATCCCGATAATGCGGTGAAAGCGCTGCGAGTCCTTTATCATGTGACCACATATTGCACTGAAATCAAAATGCAGCACATTTCGATGTTCTCAAATCTGTTCGTCGTTCTGAAGGTCGTACTGGAGCTCACTCAGGTGCAGGACATAATAGTGGATTGCACCCTGGACTTGGTTagcaattttttgttttcctcctGGATGATACGCGATGCCATCGAGTCCTCTGGGCTGCTCAGTGCCATGCTGAATAAACTGGACTGGCCTCCTGGAACGGATGTGGTGAAGCAAAACTCGCTGATCGCCAAGATTGGGCTGCTGTTGTATCAATTCCTCAGGCACAAGACACCCGGACCAGCAATCACTGCTCTGGAGAAGATAGCCAAGACCTTGGCCGCTCTTCTGTCGGTCAATCAGGACTTGACTATCCTTATGCCGCTGCTAAAACTCACGCGCCTAGTCGCCGAGCACCAGTCGGCCACTGAACGGGTGATGATCAAGACGGGCCTGTTTGCCAACACCGCATCGTTAGTCCAAAGTCCTCTGTACGAGGTCAAGTATGAGGCCATCTTCATTTTGGCCAACACATGCCAGCTGTACGGCAGAGTGAAGCGACACAACCTGCACCGTCTGCCGCCCAGCACTCTGCGATACATTCATCACTTGTTCCGGCATCGATGCATGAAGATACGGATCATGGCCTTGCACCTGCTCACCGGGATTACGGATAATCGTGCCATAGACCCGAGCCTAATGTGTGGCATTATGCCGATGGTCATTCGGTGTGCCAGCGAGCTGGAGCTTGAGGTGGAGGTTCGTGTGGCCGCTGGCTGGACCCTGGCCAGCCTCACCCTCCACTTGAACGTGAGAGGCATGGCTTACTTTGTGCACTCTGGCGGGGTCCATGCCATGTGCTACCTGCTGAAAACAGTCCAAGAACTCCCGATACAATTAATCAGAAACATCCTTACTGCCTTCATTAAAATATGGGAATCATATAGATACCTGGCCAGTCATCTAGTGAATATCCTGAGAGAGTGTGGCATTATGGATGGGCTGCAACAGTACATGGACAGCCCAAATCACGCCGTCAGGACTCTGGCAACCCTTCTAAAGGCTCATAAGGGCTATGACATTTGTTGGGTCGAAGTCTTGGCTATGTTAAACATTGattag